The following is a genomic window from Nymphaea colorata isolate Beijing-Zhang1983 chromosome 3, ASM883128v2, whole genome shotgun sequence.
ATTACAAAAAGTtagaaacctctctctctctctctctctctctctctctctcccccccctctTCCCTTATTTTTGGGAGATGTGTTTTTGTTATTCCATGTTACAAGGTTTCTTTATTAGGTTCTGTTTAAAACTATACCCGATTCTTTATGTTGGTTTGTTGATTTATTTAGAACTAAGAGATATGTGCTTCATATTTGAGCCTGCATATGTGTCTTCTTGGTACCTTCAACATAATCTTTATCagttcttttgtttatttgaatCAGAAATAGACAGaagttgttttctgtttgtttatTTGATAAATCAGATATCCTTGTATGTGTTCTAGAATTTGGGTTGGATTGCTGCAGCATCTGCTTCTTATAGCCTAGATTTAAATATCAATGATATAGATAGTATTCCACACAAAGTGAATCTAAATGGTAATAGTCAAATGAATATATAATGCAAACTACAGCACATGATAAGGAGTTCAGCTTTTGTGTTTGAATTGCTTGTAGCAGAAGGTGAAAAGCAGGAAGGAGGAATATATACAATTTGATAGCTAAATTGCTTCTTTCAGTGTTTCTATCTTATTTTCCCTTCTGGGTGCTGATTCTAATAATACAAAGCAAGACGATTAGTAACATGAATTTCTATGTTGTTGGTTTAGATACTTGAAAATTTGTGGAATGGTGACGAAACTTGTGAACATATTGAAGCAGATTGATCCTAGAGACCCTTTCAGGATTGAGATGACAAATTCGTTGTTGGAAAAACTGTAAGTTTGCTGAAAAAGTTTATGTTTTGTTACATGGTGCATTAATGGTCTTATTTACTTTACATTGTTCTCTTAGTTTTCTGTGTAGACAGGTAGAACTACTTTTGAAAAGTCACTAACACTTAGAGATACGTTGTCACAATTCATACCCATGCCATTGTTCATAGTTCAGTGCCTCTTGTAGTTCTTGAAGCATAAAATTTAGGCATTGCAGTATCTTAAATGAGATCTGATTGTTCAAAATGTAATTGGAAGGCCATGTGCTAGATTGCTATTTAGGTTGTGTAAACAATGAAAGTTCAATAACTAAAAAGTGGAGCCAATCCCAGCAAACAACTAAGCTGATCAAGCAGTCAGTGTCTGCTGGAACTGACATCTCCAGTAATATATTGAAGAAAAGGTACTTGGACATATAGTTGATTTATCTTGGACTTTTTAGTCCTCCATTTTGCTGCAACTGAATGAGGAAAGAATCATGTCATTGCaaggttttgaaaatattgcaagtTGGCAATGTTAAGCGATTTAGTCAGAGACTCAGAAGACTTAGGTGGTACCCCTAGTTGGGGCCTGGCCCTAGATAGGTGCTCAGGCAGAAAGTAGTTGGcatagagagaaaaagggtgtgaaaaaaaggaacataaagaaggaagaaacagGAAAATAGGAGAATGTAGGAGAAGGgggaaatggaaaaaggaaggagGGGCAAGGCaagggtttcaacttttaaataaGCACATTATTAAGAATACAAATttgctttttgttctttctccctAGTTGAAAATCTGATATTCAGATTCTATCTGTGAAATGCAATCTCATGACAAACTGAACAGCTTGTTTCTCCAGGACAATTctgaagatatcaacgtttaaatgaaaataaaaattttaataaaactTATGTggatatataatatacatgtaaataGATGTTTTCTGTTAACAAGAACATGTTGAGTTAAAAACTTGATATTTATAGGCAATCAGTTACCTAgacctttttcaattttattttcagtTTCTGAGAAATGATCGTAACTGATACTTGTGTCTATGGTTGGCCATTAATGATTCACATACATAAAAGTTGTTTAGGGTTCCATTTTGAGGGCAATATTGGGTATGCTGTTGTTATGTTCTCTTACGCTTGTGTATCTTTTTCTGTCCCTTAAGAATGCTTGTGTATCTTTTTCTGTCCCTTAAGAATCCATCTGATAGCATTTTGATGTGTTTAAGGGTTCTTCTGTTCTTTCTTGGACTCAAAGTTTGTGAAGTTATTGTTTTACATGAAAGTTATGgatcaaattaattaaaatatctgtttttttcaacatattgtgctaaaagaggaaaaataaggGCAaacaataaaatgtgaaaaacttGCAGTAGTGTAAAAAAATCTCCAACATATGACATTCTATTGCATTTCTTtgcatattttcaaataaaaacatgtcatatatttgtttttttttttgtttcttttaacattttaataactattttgaatttttaccAACGCTTTCATAAGAAAATTAATGTaacactcaaaattttcatattttttcttttattttacatttgtttatttttgaaTTCTTGATGTTTTTCTGAGCAAAACAAACCTCCCGATTGGTACCTCAGGAAAACCTATCAagcaatatttgtgacaatgcaaCATTAAAGTGTCCTAGATCAAGCaaatgagattttttctttctgtttacCTTTGTTTGGGgataaaatatgaatttttgatgaaaatattaaaaaaatgtgcaAAGAAAAGTGCCCATGATCGGTGAATGGCAAGTGCTTGAGAGTTCAGAAGGAAGGTTGATGTTGCATTTGGACCAACATGGTCATTTCTAGTCAACAATGTGAAAACTTCTGTAACCACCTTTTCATAAACTTGGAAAGGTTCTTCCTCTGAACATCATAATTTTTGCTAATTTTATTTTCAGCTGAAAAAATTATGCAAGATAAGATTAGATGAGGTCTGTAGTGTAACAGGGTGATTAAGCTAAACATCTTTCTTGCCATTAAATGTATACTCAAAATTGGTTCATTTGTTTGTGTAAAAGCTTTTGCCCAGTCCGGATGACTATTGTGGTACACTGATTAATGTACAAAATGCATAATCATATCACTTAAAGGTTCCTGCCTTCATCTGGGGAAAGTTTCTATCAATATTCAAGCAATATTGCTTTGTTTCCTGATAAAATATCATTTAGAAGCTATTTAGCTTCTAACTTAATTCTGATGATCTTTTCCATGGGAATTACAGCTATAATATGGGTGTTATACCAACCAAAAAGAGCTTGACTTTGTGCGATCATCTGTCAGTGTCTTCCTTCTGCAGGTAATTCAAACATGGACAGAATTATGTTGTTATGCACACATTTCTGTTACACATCTCTTAGGGCATGTTTGTTTTGGTGACGTTTAGAAGTCATGCTCtatccttttcttattttgtataGCCTGTAATTTTTCTGTCCTGCGACAAGGAATCACAAGAACCTGTTCAAATTGAGGAATCAAGGGGAAAAAACATGCCTGTACTGTTAATCTGCAACTATATGAATAACCACACAATAATTTTTGGCAGGAGAACTAATTACCAAGTGGTCATACTTtctgttatatttttttttctgtccatTTTATGTCTTCGTCCCTGAGCTACTCTGTCCTTTGCATCTCTTTGATTTGCACATAAGTTAATTTATGAAAACTACAAAATTCTTGCTCTCACTATCTTGGCATTAAGACATCTTAACATGGTCAGCTTTGCTTTTATAGTATTTGTCTCTGGTTGACCATCTGTTCTAACTTGGACTTATCAAAATCAAATCAGAGTTTGGTGGGCAGATCCCAAATAAAAAGCAAGAAATTACCTATTTAGATGTCAAGAAGTGATCTTTTGTGCGAGAGTTGCATTGTATCTGGTCTATCTTATCATTTCTTATACCAGATCATGCCAGTCCTAGATACTGAGACACGAATGGACATTTCAGAGACAGTAAACTAAAGCGTCATTTAAAGATCTTGTCTCAGATACTCTGGAAACTCATATAATCTTTTTGGAGAAATTCATTACTGCTGCGGGATGCGAACACTTAATGTAGTAGTAGTATTGCGTAACAAAATTATCCATTGAAACCTTAAGAACTGTGGCTAGTTAACAATTTAGTCAGATAATCATGATATAATTAAGAATACATctttataggcattttcatgaaaatgcatGTATATTATTGCTTTGTGGAAATTTGTGCTAATTTGTTTGTTAATATACTCTTAGCACGTCTTTTCGAGACTGTCAATATGGGTTTCAAGTAAAACATGCCTGAAATGATATTAAACAACGATATGCCTGTAAGCTTACCCATATTCCAAGATGTTTGGTTGCAATTACTTTTTTGATTGGCAAGCTGAGGTTCGATGAGTTAGCCTGAGTATGTAAGTTTTGATCTCCTTCAGTATTAATTAAGGCTTAAATCTGACAACTGGCCATGTGGAGGAAGCTCATGTTGGCTTTTAGGTATGAAGAACCTCCGAAAGTTTTTGTAACTCTATGCTTGGTGTATCTACAGGCGTCGGCTAGCTACAGTTTTGGTGAGATTGAAATTCGCAGAGCACCTCAAAGAAGCTATCACATACATTGAGCAAGGCCACATTCGTGTAGGCCCTGATACTGTCACAGATCCTGCATTCCTTGTGACGAGGAATATGGAAGATTTTGTCACTTGGGTAGATTCCTCAAAGATTAAAAAGAAGATTATGCAATACAATGAAAAATTGGATGATTATGATCTGCTAAACTGAGAACCACAGAAGTTGTCCGATTCACATTATTTTGTCACGCTGTTTGTATAGTTCAGGTTAGTCGGCAGAGAAAGTGGAACTTTATTGAGAAGGTTGTTTTTTGTCGGAAGTTTGTTGAAAGGTTAGGTTGTTTTTTGTCCTTTGTTTCCATGTATTCAGTTGAGTTTCAGGAAATTCTCAAATTAAAacactgtctctctctctctgaagaAATGAAGTGCCTAAGAGAAGCCAAGATACAAATCTATTTTAGGCTTCAGTACAATTTAAGATAAAATGCCTTCTTCCCCTTCAGTTAGGTCTTCTTTCCTGACGAAAGAGCATTTATGATCTTTATCTGAACTTAGTCAGCTGTTCGTCCCTGTGCACACCGTGGTACGTCACCTCGTATGACCATACATTTCCTGTTCGCAGCATGGGCAGCATGGTTTAGTTGAAGGGTCCCCTATTCCAAGAAACAAGTATTAGGACCAGTGTTGTAAATAACGGTGTCGGTATCGTAATGAGTTTGCTCACCAATACGTAGGCTGGTGTTTGGCGGTTTATAtagtcttattttttttttcattttttgaatttaaaatatcaatGTTGTTAAGTGCATTGATGCGATGCGCTAAGCTTGTGAAGCGGCACGATTTATATAAGCATcaggataaaaaatttaaaaaatttcatgtatatataatatccacaaaaataatgtcaaaaataaaaaacatcaaaaaacaaaaaaatatctaGTAGTTGTCATTTCCATGCACGGTGGAATCAATGGCACTTGTTGAGGATTTAAAGTTCTAAACTAGGTTACAAAGGAAGAGGATGCGGGCGTGGGTTGCTACTCAAAGTGATGTACTCCTTCCGTAACAGTACTTAATGTTTCGTTCATGAAACCCTTTTTCTGAACCTCATGCTTATAGGAACTCAGCTCAACACAACCGTTTTTTAAAccttgttttgaacttttttttaatgtttacttaaacCCTTTTTTTCATCCTGTTTTTCCGTTTAaccttctgttttttttatgtttacttaCCATTGGACTGTCCTTTTGCGATCTACCAGTGATATGGgtttattcctttttattttcagaattaGTTTAAAATATTCAAGTTACTTTTATAATTGAACAATCAAAAACATAAGCAAACACAAACATGTACGAGAGATTATGCATATTATATGCCATGTCATTAAGCAAACTAATTTAACAGCAATATCAGAACGTTAAAGCgtcacaaaaaaattaaagcgttgcaaaaaaaaaaaaggtgtctgTGCCTGACGTATGTTGATGGGCATGCATCAGGCACAAATTGTGATGCATGCGCATCACAGGGGTCATGCGCACACATCAGGTTGACTGAGCATCACCCCCATGATACAATGCGTTCATGGGGATGATGGGATTTGATGTGCATGCATTACATCTAATAACATTGTAAAATATAGTTtagaatattttaaattgatttaaaaataaaagcattaCAAAGAGCACTGATGACAGAACGGAGGAAGACGGACAATGACAACACTTCTAGCAGTGTGGGTGTTCCTTGTGAAAGGTTATGAATTCAATCCATCTTGCTTCACATTTGCATGTTGCGGCTTGATTTAGGTTTGGCAAGAGTAGCAAACACCCGCTTAATGGATGAAAAGGCATAACCAGTAGTTGGTGTAACCCATAGCTGCAAATTAATGCATGATAGCAACCTGCCGCTGCTATCAGCACCGCCGCTGCTGGTTCAACAACCAGTCCAAGCAGTGCAAATTGTTTTGATGAAGAGGATGTAAAAAGTGGGATGAAAAATCAAACAGTTTGTCTAAGCTACTACTAGGAGAATCAATCCTCCATGGCAATGATGGACAGAAGGGTCTACCAACTGGTTGGGTTGATGCAGGCTCAAGGTCTTCCAATACCCACTATAGCAGAAAGTCTTCTAGTTTGTGTACTTTTCCCCGATTAGTTTggatcaagaaaatgaaattcaaaccAGACAATGTGAATTTAAGGAGACGAAAGTTACATATGCTTTCAAATAGAAAAGTTGCATATGAAATAGACAGGGCAAGCAGAGCAGATTCCCAGTATAATACTCCTGTTAGGTCTGGATTGGTCCCAAGTGAAATTCAGACAACTAGTTCTTCTAGGACTGCAAGATtgattgaaaaaggaaaaaaagatagGTCCTTTACTCCACTAccaagaaaggggaaaaagaaaaagaaaaagaaaaatttattttggagcTTGCCCAAGAATGCGGCATCAAGTGATTATAAATAGGACGTCTTGGTAGATCACAAAGAACTGTGACGATTACTGCTACGGAATGGTAAGAGCAGGCAGTCTGCATTCGGTAGAATGTCAGAAACAGAGTGAAGAGATAGGCCTCATAAAACGTGCATTAAATGAAGGACACCAATGCATCCCTCTGCTCTTTAGCTTGACTCAGTAGATCCATGGAAGTGGTCCATTCTTGTGGCTCAGCTTGAAGACTCAAGATTTGACTTGGTTCAGGGAAGTAGTGAAGAGAATTAATCTGCATTGATTTTTCTAGAGCCCACAGTGTGGCCTTTTAAGACCTGAAAGTTGAGAGTTGAGACCCCAACTTTCCATTGGCCTAAAACAGAGTTCTCACTTCGATTCAAGGtctgaaaacttggtttttgactGTCACCATTATTTCAATCCCATCAGAATGCTGACAGCTAACTAAAGATCCATGCTATGAATAGGACAGATAAACAAGTTATGCAAGAGAAGAAAAGCTTCATATACTTGGCTAGTGGATAGTTGACTTTAAGAAATTCAGGTTGAAGAAGGTTAAGAATTCGCAAATTGGGTATGAGTCTCCTTAGCATGGTCTGACAAACCCCAGCTTGTTAACTAATACAGAAAGGGGCTATATGTATGAACTGAGTACAGACCAGTTTTCTATTTAACTCGCTGACCCATGACCCAATAGTCAGCCGATCTGAGTTCGATTCATGGGTGTGTCAACTGTGCTTTAAAACGATCTTAGAAGGAGAAATGTCTTAGGCAACGACAGGCCGCAATGCTTCTGAACCTTTTACAAGATAAGCAAGTCCCATTAGGAGAGTTGCAATTTCTTGAGGACCAATGGGGAAAGGGATCCAATTACCATTTTCCCACAAAGCCATCCAAACAAATCAATAGAACATGTAAACAGTCGGCTAGGGAAGATCAGAGAGAGACATTCTCAATGGGCGCACTAGTAAAAGAAGACATTTCTTTCCAATTGAAATGTACATCTCATCACATGGACCTGATGGCACTGAAATAGAAGGCCTTTTAAGAAGTACTTCTCCATAACCACTAGACTGCCCTCAGAACAGGCATTGGACTTAAAATCTCTGCTATTGGACCGACGAATCcatgaatgattttgaagacTTTTTGGAAACCAAGAGCAATAACTGCATATTGTATCAGAGTGCCACTTACTGATCAATAGTAATGGCACATAACTAACATGAGATGTCAGAAAGTCGTAGTTTTGGCCCACTGGCAGCTTGGGGCTCCATTGAAGATTCAGTTGGATATGTGATTGTGCCTGCCAAACCAAATTCGGCTGGGCATGCGCACATGCCTTTTACCAAGGGCTGACTGGTATACGGATCCAGTTAGAGAAAGTGTGCAGCAATAGTGGGTTAGCAACAATCTAGATTCTTCTTGGTGAGGGACCGATGTGATGCCTATCTACCGAAGCTTGATCTGGTTCTGAATCCAAAAAACTGAATATGATATGGtaatataagagagagagagagagagagagagagagagagagagagagagagagaagaactgaaacaagttttttcttttgcacaTAAATATTCAATAGAAATTTAAAACAGACCAATCTGGTATGATCCACGAACTACCAAGAAATTATGCTTAAGTACAACAACACACCTGATTAAGTGAAACAGCAGATCATGATCTGACTCATGAGTATAATATAGTAATCTCAGATATTCTTAGTCAAGGATTCAAATTCTAAAATTAGTTGTGAAGTTCGGAGGTTGGATTATATGACCCGCCACAGTGCCTCATCTTTAAACTGTTTGTGTTTTTAGAATGCATATTTTTGAAACACGTAACTTAAGAACATTAGGCTCTTagtataaaaaaaacatgatgtgATTATAAATGATGTTCCTAAACTAGTTATCAATCAAATAAAGAACAGACTTATACCACGTTTTCTGAAACAAGGCCATTGTATTTTTCATAGGACTTAACTTACTATAGGTACCAAAAGGAAAGTGCCATATTTCATAGGACTTAACTTACTATAGGTACCAAAAGGACATCGCTCAGGACGTAGGTAAACCCAAACTTGTTGACCCACTTCAAAATTGACATCTCGACAACTCCAATCAGCACGGGACTTGTAGGTTTCATAGTTCTCCTGGAGCTTCTGCTTCACTTGACTATGGATATCACACATATATTCAATAGCATCTAGTGCCATCAGAGCATGCTCTCCAGCACATGGTACTGGGGATAAGTCAACAACATGGTTTGGGGACCGACCATACATCACTTGAAAAGGAGACTTCCCAGTGGAATGGTTAACTGAGTTATTATATGCATACTCAGCTTGTGGTATCACTAAGTCCCAGGATTTGGTGTTTTCTCATACATGATACCTAAGTAAGTTTTCTAAAATCCTATTAACTACATTGGTTTGGCCATCGGTCTGGGGGTGTAAGACTACTAAATTGAAGTTTCGTATTAAGCAGAGACCATAGGGAACACCAGAAATGACTCAGGAACCTCGTATCTCGATTTAATGTGATTGAATGAGGAAGTCCATGAAACCGTGCCACATTTTTGAAATAATAAGAGGCAACCAATGACGCATCTGTCGTCCTCTTGCATGGAATGAAAACGGTCATCTTCGAAAATCTGTCTACAACAACCATGATTGAATTCACTCTACGGATCGCCTTGGGAAGTCCAACGATGAAATCCATAGAAACATGCTCTCAGGGCCTATCTAGAATAGGTAGGGGAGTATAGAAGCTATTATTTTGACTATGCCCCTTTGCAATTTGGCAAGTACGACACCATTGAACAAACTTGATGACATCCTTCCTCATCTTGGGCCAGTAGTAGCGTTCATCTATAAAAGAATATGTCTTGTCCTGCCCAAAATACCCTGACATTCTATTACCATGGAGTTCTGCAATAAGTTGTAATCGTAATGAATATTGAGAGATACACAACTTATTCTCACGGAAAATGTAGCCATTGTGAATGGAAAATTTAGAGTCTAGAGGTTGAGACACACTAGAACACTTAGACCAAATGTGGCTG
Proteins encoded in this region:
- the LOC116251328 gene encoding uncharacterized protein LOC116251328; translated protein: MRKLKFHEKKLLKKVNFLEWKRENGQREALIMGRYHIVGRDDYKKYLKICGMVTKLVNILKQIDPRDPFRIEMTNSLLEKLYNMGVIPTKKSLTLCDHLSVSSFCRRRLATVLVRLKFAEHLKEAITYIEQGHIRVGPDTVTDPAFLVTRNMEDFVTWVDSSKIKKKIMQYNEKLDDYDLLN